Part of the Paracoccus sp. MC1862 genome, TGGTCCGGCTCGATTTCAACGCCGAAAGCGTGGACAACGCCGGCATGACCGAGGAATGGCGCGGCTTCGCCCTGACCGCCGCGCGGGCCGGGCTGGGGCTGGTGATCCAGAACTCGGACGGCGACCTGGCCGGCGGGCTCAAGCGCGCCGAGCCGGTGGAACTCGGGCCGCCCGACGCGCTGGCGCAGGTTTCGGGCGAATGGAAGATCAACAACGTCCGGGAAGACTGGGAACGGATGCTGGAATGGTTCCAGCGCCCCGAGAACGCCGAGATCCTTGATGCCGTCCTTGGCTGGGAACTGATCAACGAGCCGATGGCCTATGGCAACACGGCGCAGGCGGGCGCGCTTTACAGCCGCCACATGGCCGACCTGATCGGTGCGATGGACTGGGGCGACAAGCGGCTGTTCGTGGGCGGGTTGCGCGCCTCGGCCCAGTTCCAGCACCTGGACCACGACCTGATCCGCGAGGCGGCAGGTGACCGGCTGGTCTGGTCGGCGCATATGTATCCCGCCTGGGTGGTCGCCAAGACCCCCGACCCGGACGGCGCCATGTTCCGCGACCAGATCTGCACACGCATCGGCACGCTGACCGAAGCAGGTGACGACATCGTGGTGACGGAATCGCAGCTTTACACCGAGGCAGGGACGCTCGACCCCGCGACAAGCGGCGCGCGGGCCGCGCAGAGCTTCAACATGGCCCGCAAGCTGCCGTGGTTTGCCGACAACGGCATCGGCTGGACCTGGTGGCCGCCGGTCGGCCGCGCCTCGCAGATGCTGAAATGGGGCGGCGGCAAGGCGGGCTACGAGATCCAGATCGAATCCGCCGCCTTCGCCCATTGGGGCTGGGTGCGCGACGAGACCCAAGGTCCCGCCGGCACGACCGAGCATTGGGGCGGGACGGGGGAAGAGGTCCTGTCGGTCGATCCCGCCCAAGACGAAACGGCCGACCATGTCGTGGACGGCGTGTCCAACCCGCACGGGCTGATCTATGCGCTGGGCGGCAATGACCGCGTGACCGGCGGCGACTTGCCGGACCTGCTTTACGGCGGGCAAGGCAACGACCTGCTGCGGGGCGGCACCGGTGACGACTGGCTGTTCGGCGGTCGCGGCGACGACATGCTGGACGGCGGCGACGGCGGTGACAGGCTGATCGACCCCGAGGGCGCGAACACGCTGACGGCCGGGTCCGGCGACGACCACCTCGAAGGCACGGGCACGCTTGACGGCGGCGAGGGTGACGACGTGCTGATCGCGTCGGGCGACGGCGCGATCCTGACCGGCGGCCCCGGCTCCGACCGCTTCCTGCCTTGGCTGCGCGGCGAGATCACCTTCACCGACTTCACTCCCGGCGAGGACAGGCTGGACCTGTCCCTGCTTCAGACCCCCAAGCGCGCCCCGACTTTGGAACTGCGCGGCTCGGGCGACGGCACGACGCTGGTCTGGGGCGAGCTGACGGTCCATATGCCGGGTGCAGAGGGGCTGACCGAGGGCGACATCATAAACGCGGGGCCGCGACGGGTGGTGGTGACGGGGCGGTGACGCCCGGCAGCGCGGGATGCGGGACAGGATCGCGAGGCTGCCCCACCACGGCGGCAAGCTGGCCATCTGTCTATGCGTCCAGCAATTCGACAAAGCCTTTTGTCGGACGGCTCCGCTCTGACGCGCGTGCGCGCAGGTCGCGAGGCCGACAGGCAGCGGCCCCGAACCGGTGGCGCAACAGGGCGCATTGATGAGGAACTGGGCCGGAGTTGGCGCTCAGAAATGGCGGCCGATCATACCGTGCCTTGCAATGCCTTCTGACTCGGAGTGGCGCGCAAAGTCCGGTCGAGTGCCTGACCAGCGGGTGATTGCAGCAGCCGCGCAACCATCTTTTCGTGATGTTCGAGTGCCCGCCCATGCAGGTCGGCAAGGACCGGATCTGCGTGCAGCTCTGCTGCCAGTTCCTGGGCGCCTGGGGGCAGGTGCACGTCACGCGGGTGTTGGTCAGACTGATTGCGCGCTGTCCAGTAACGCGCTGCATTGTCGAGCTGCTGCTTCGTTTCGACGCCAAGCCGAGAAGCGGTGACTGCATCGCCTCGAAGCGTCTTGACCATGAAGCCATGCAGCGACCTGAGCGAATGATGGTTCACATGGGCAAGGCGCGGATAGAACGGGAACAGGTAGCCGTTGACTTTCTTGTCGGTGAATTCCGCAGGCATGGCATTTCCGCTGCCGTCCAGCCACACACGGCCTGTGGTCGAAAAGCCGTTGATCTTCGGGCGGTGATTGCGGAACTGCGCGCCCGGTATTGCTGGTCGGGACAGAGTTTTAACCGCTTGGGCCTGCGGCGTCCAACCTTCGCGATCAGCCAGATTTACCCTGGGTCGTCGAAAGCGCGACAAAACCTGGCCATCTCCGACGCTCGGATGGTCATCGCTGCTGTAACCGATAACCGGCAAGCTGATGACGTCACAGTCTCCAGCAGCCTCGAACAAGGCCGATAGCGTACCGTCACCGGTGGAAACCTCGATGAATTCATCCGCATCGACAGTGCAAACCCAATCTGCACGGCGGAAGATGCCAAAAGCCGACGCATAGCGCAGAGCGGCGACTTGCCAGACACCCAAGGTTCCGAAAACGGACTTGGGATTGGGGGCGTGAACAACAAGATGCCGATCCATCATCCGGTCCAGAATCCGATCGGTCCCATCCGAGCAGTCGTTTGTAAATACGAGGATATCCGTAAACCCCAATGCCCGATAGTGCGCGACCCATTCAATGACATAAGTGTTCCATCCCGGACGATTACATAGACCCTCGCCGGAGCGCCCTCTTCATGGCAAGATCGATCCTTGGCGTCGTCCGGGAGGAGGGCCGACCATGCTGATCTCTTTGCACAAGCAGGCGACGACGACACCGAAGATCCGGGCCGCGATCCAGGCGAGCAGCGAACCGGCCTGGATGGTCGCCGAACGCTACGGCATCTCCGAGCAGACGGTCTGGAAATGGCGCAAGCGCGACAGCGTCCAAGACCGGAGCCACACGGCGCACCGGCTGCAGACCACGCTCACTCCAGCGCAGGAGGCCGTGGCGGTGGCGCTGCGCAAGTCCCTGCTGCTGCCGCTCGACGACCTGCTCGCGGTAGTGCGCGAGTTCCTCAACCCGGACGTCTCGCGCTCGGGGCTGGACCGCTGCCTGCGGCGGCACGGGGCGGGCAACCTGCGCGAGTTGAAGCCTGCCGCGCCGCAGCCCGCGCACAAGCCCTTCAAGGCCTATGCGCCCGGCTACCTCCACATCGACGTCAAATACCTGCCGCAGATGGCCGACGAGGACCGCCGGCGCTACCTCTTCGTCGCGATCGACCGCGCCACCCGATGGGTCTTCGTGCGCGTCTACCCGGCGAAGACGGCTGCCAACGCACGCCGTTTCCTTCGTGATCTGGAGCGCGCGGCGCCGATGAAGATCGCCCGGGTGCTGACCGACAATGGCAAGGAGTTCACCGACCGGCTCTTCGGGTTGCGCCGCCGCGCCGCCACCGGCAACCACGAGTTCGACCGGCTCTGCGCCGAGTTCGGCATCGAACACCGCTTGGCGCCGCCGATGCGACCGCAGACGAATGGCATGGTCGAGCGGTTCAATGGCCGGATCGAGGACATCCTGCAGAGCCACCGCTTCCGCAGTGGCGAGGACCTGGAGCAGACCATCCTGCGCTATGTCCGCCTCTACAACGGCCAGCTGCCCCAGTCTGTCCTCAAAGGTCGAACACCCATCGATGCCCTCAAGGTCTGGCATCACGAAAGACCAGAGCTGTTCAGGAAGCAGCCGTATAATCACGCGGGATGTGACACATAAGGCGCTTCGTCACGCATGATCGCGACAAGCAGATTCCGAGCCATGCCCTTATCCCTTTCCTGATGTGTCAGGCATTTCGGAAGAGAAATCGTCGCTCCGCTCGATGCGGCGGCGAACCTCCTCAATGACCAGCATATTGCATTGGTGCCTGAGATCCGTGCGGCCGAGTTGCCGGCATACTGCAGCTGCGCGCTCTGTCATCTCGCGGCACTCGGCGTCGTTCTTCCTGCACCATGCAAGCCGATCCTCGAAGTCGGACAGGTCTTGCCGGAACGGCACGTAATGCTCCCAAGGCTTGAAGTGGACGGATGCAAAGCTTTCAAACGGCGTTTCCATGACCAATCCGACAGAACCGCTGTTCATCGTCCAGAAGAACGAAGACCCGATGTCGAGGCCTGGCAGAACCACAAGATACTTGAAGCGCAACATCTCGCGCTGCGGGATCGCTTCAAGCTTCAACGGCCGCAGAGCCGGCCAGTTGTCGATGCCGATGTCCTTGCGCTCGGTGAAACCGACATCTCCTCGGACATCCCCGATGTAGCGGCTGACGAACCTGTATCGGGGAAAGAGGTCGAGTTGCGCTCGCAGGTTTCCATCGGAAATGCGGCCATCGCGGTGCCGCTGCAGCAGCGGCCGCATACGCGTATCCGCGGCATGCTCTGACGGCTTTCCGATGGAATTGCGGCCTCCGGGGCTTCCGCGCCAGACGAAGCGAGGTCCCTTCATTTCCCACGGAATGCGATGCTGATCGAAGTTGCCGAGGAAGCCATCGGACCCAAGGTCGTGATAAAGGGGCAGGGGCCAGAGGACGGCTCCGGCAACGCTTTCAAGCCTGTTGAAGACGAAGACGGGCACGGCGCATCCCGCGTCCGGTCCCTCGGACACGACCGGACTGCGGACGCGCCTGTCCTGCATGTCCATCGCAAAGTCGAAGTCGGCTCCGGCGGCGAGCACCTCCTTAAGCGCACGGAAATATTTGGGTGCGCGCTCTGGTGATCGGCCGTTTAGGCGAATGCTGTCCACATCGCAACCAACGCTGTCCCAGCCGTTCCACGCGGCCGGGCGGCCTTCCCCTGCATTCCAGACCAGAGCCGAGCCCGAGCAGCTTCGTTCAAGCCGCTGTCGCGTTGCCTCGGTGGATTTCAGGCGGATGTTCCCGATGGAGCCCAGCCGGTGGGCCACCTGGATGCGGACGAACTCGGCGTCGTCAACAGCAGCAGTCATGCCAGCCCTCTGCCGTAAACCATTGACGTGCTACTGACGGACGAACAGGGATGATCCGCCACTCGTGACCTCGGTCTTTTCCCTGAACCCGGCGGCCGCCAAGGCTTCGCCATAGGCCGCGCTCAGGCCATCTTTCCCCCCCGTCGCGACGATTGCCCGCTTCACCGTGTCCAGCGGCATCGCGGCAAGCAGTTCGGGGGGGACCACCTCAAGCCGGGACAGGCGCAGCGCGTCGGGGCGGAAGTCACGCAAACAGGCGGAAAGGCCGGCGGCGGCGGTCGCGCCGTCTCCGCTCAGCCGCAGGGGGCCGTCCACGACGCGCAGGCGGGCGGTGTCCTCGATCCCGTTGTGGCGGTGGATCATCCGGGCGGCCGCGGCCAATCCGGGGCGGTCTTCCTGCAGCATCACCGTCAGGCCGGGCATTGCGCGCAGAGCGGCCATCGCCGGAAAGCCCACGCCTCCTCCGATGTCGAGAAGCCGCCGGCAGCCGTCGAGATGGCCGGGCAGGTTGCGGGCGGCGCGGCGCTCGAACTTGCCGGCGCGGATTGCTGACAAGGCCTCGGCCGTGAAGATGCGAGGATCGGCGGGAAGCTGAAGCTCGCGGTTCGGGAGCCACTCCACGTCAAGCTGCGTCGAGAGATCGACGGGCGTGATGTAGGTTGCCGAGTTCGCTGGGCGAAGCACTGGCTGGTCCGCGTCCCCGGCCGTCGGGTCTCCGGGGCTCCTGACCCGGTTCATCAACTCTGCGATGCGGGTCGGGTCGCGGGGCTTGGGAGGCTTGGCCTCGACATTGGCGATCGGCACCTGTCCGGCGGCGATCAGACCCTCGCGCAACTCGAGGTAGGCAGAGGTTTCCCGGTATTCGGCCAGCCGCGCCTCGACGCGGGCCAGCGCGGTTTCGTGCAGTTCGCGCAAGGTCGGGTCGGTCAGCAGTTCGGCCATGATCGCGGCGCGGGCGGCGGCGTGGCGCAGGATGCGGGTGTCGGGCACCTCGTTGCGGTCCTGCAGCGCCCAGTAGTCGGCGTTGTACTTGTCGGCCTTGTTGTTCACGTTGCCGCGGAACTTGCGCAGCGCATAGCTGTCCACCGACTTGACGGCGTAATGGTTCATCTGCGCCCAGTCGTAGCCGATCGTGCGCTTGATCGACCGCCAGCCGTGGAACTTGAAGTAATCCTCCATCGGCTGGCCCGAGCCGTTGAGCCAGCGCACCGTGTCCGGGAAGCCATCTTCCATATGCTTGTTCTTGATGGACGGCCGGTGGATGCCGAGCTTCCAGTATTCCGGGTCGAACCTGAACAGCGTCTTGACGCCCCAGCCCTTGTTCCAGTCGGAGGGTGCCGCGCGGGTGTATTGTTCCGTCACCGGCGCCCGCGACCAGTCCACGATCCCGTTCGAGCCGAAGATGCGCCAGGTGATGACGATGCCGTTCGCGTCCCTGGCCACCGCGTCGTCCAGCATCCCGTCCAGGTGGCCCGAGGGGTGGTTGATCGCCAGGAACTCGTCGGCGTCGAAGACCAGCAGCCAGTCGGCGTCCTGCACCAGCGGCTCGGCCTGCCCGTGGCTCAGGGCCGAGGGCTGCGGCTTGACGCCGGGCTTGATTAGATTGGGGCGGTGATACCCCAGCCCGAGTTCCTCAAGCCGCTGCAGCATCTCGTCGGTGCCGTCGGTGCAGCTGTTGGTATAGACGAGGATGTCGGTGAAGCCCACGGCAAGGTGGTGGGCAAACCATTCCAGCAGGAACGGCGCCTCGTCCTTCATCATCGACATCGCCATGACGGTCCCGTGCGGGCTGACGTGCTTTTTCAGGTTCACGGCGCGGTCCTTGCGGTCATTCCTCCAGCGCCGTCGCCGGGTCGATGCCGGCCTTCTCGCACATCCGCGCGGCATAGGAGTTCGGCAGCGGCGGGTTCTTGCGCCACCACGGCTTGGTGCCGTTGGTGTAAAGATGGACCGAGACGGTTCTGTCGGTGAAATGGCCCTCGACCCGGCCATGGGGGTCGAAGAACACGTCGTTCAACTGGAAGGGGACAGGATAAAGGACGTCGGGCGTCATGGCCTTGTCGATGTCGCCTGTCTGCTGCGCGAACCAGGTGAAGGCCTGCGGGCCGAAGGCGGTGCGCTCGGTCTTGTAGATTGCCGCGCCGTGGGACAGCTCGCCCTTTTCGGTCAGCTTGTCCATCTGGCGGCGCTGCTTCTTG contains:
- a CDS encoding glycosyltransferase family 2 protein, with the translated sequence MNLKKHVSPHGTVMAMSMMKDEAPFLLEWFAHHLAVGFTDILVYTNSCTDGTDEMLQRLEELGLGYHRPNLIKPGVKPQPSALSHGQAEPLVQDADWLLVFDADEFLAINHPSGHLDGMLDDAVARDANGIVITWRIFGSNGIVDWSRAPVTEQYTRAAPSDWNKGWGVKTLFRFDPEYWKLGIHRPSIKNKHMEDGFPDTVRWLNGSGQPMEDYFKFHGWRSIKRTIGYDWAQMNHYAVKSVDSYALRKFRGNVNNKADKYNADYWALQDRNEVPDTRILRHAAARAAIMAELLTDPTLRELHETALARVEARLAEYRETSAYLELREGLIAAGQVPIANVEAKPPKPRDPTRIAELMNRVRSPGDPTAGDADQPVLRPANSATYITPVDLSTQLDVEWLPNRELQLPADPRIFTAEALSAIRAGKFERRAARNLPGHLDGCRRLLDIGGGVGFPAMAALRAMPGLTVMLQEDRPGLAAAARMIHRHNGIEDTARLRVVDGPLRLSGDGATAAAGLSACLRDFRPDALRLSRLEVVPPELLAAMPLDTVKRAIVATGGKDGLSAAYGEALAAAGFREKTEVTSGGSSLFVRQ
- a CDS encoding glycosyl transferase family 90, translated to MTAAVDDAEFVRIQVAHRLGSIGNIRLKSTEATRQRLERSCSGSALVWNAGEGRPAAWNGWDSVGCDVDSIRLNGRSPERAPKYFRALKEVLAAGADFDFAMDMQDRRVRSPVVSEGPDAGCAVPVFVFNRLESVAGAVLWPLPLYHDLGSDGFLGNFDQHRIPWEMKGPRFVWRGSPGGRNSIGKPSEHAADTRMRPLLQRHRDGRISDGNLRAQLDLFPRYRFVSRYIGDVRGDVGFTERKDIGIDNWPALRPLKLEAIPQREMLRFKYLVVLPGLDIGSSFFWTMNSGSVGLVMETPFESFASVHFKPWEHYVPFRQDLSDFEDRLAWCRKNDAECREMTERAAAVCRQLGRTDLRHQCNMLVIEEVRRRIERSDDFSSEMPDTSGKG
- a CDS encoding IS481 family transposase → MLISLHKQATTTPKIRAAIQASSEPAWMVAERYGISEQTVWKWRKRDSVQDRSHTAHRLQTTLTPAQEAVAVALRKSLLLPLDDLLAVVREFLNPDVSRSGLDRCLRRHGAGNLRELKPAAPQPAHKPFKAYAPGYLHIDVKYLPQMADEDRRRYLFVAIDRATRWVFVRVYPAKTAANARRFLRDLERAAPMKIARVLTDNGKEFTDRLFGLRRRAATGNHEFDRLCAEFGIEHRLAPPMRPQTNGMVERFNGRIEDILQSHRFRSGEDLEQTILRYVRLYNGQLPQSVLKGRTPIDALKVWHHERPELFRKQPYNHAGCDT
- a CDS encoding calcium-binding protein, with translation MDCDALQFHSQMAGWNAVSMATEYKVVVSDPAALQTRDGSDVDEALRGFLVSNMNARAAGRLSAQDGAEAAELTDGGGFAVLLDPVTRQPARLSDGRLLTIDPPGKGKDRPAGLESMVSWRSDVGVHLQVGGGAERFVSTLRESFPEVNVVRLDFNAESVDNAGMTEEWRGFALTAARAGLGLVIQNSDGDLAGGLKRAEPVELGPPDALAQVSGEWKINNVREDWERMLEWFQRPENAEILDAVLGWELINEPMAYGNTAQAGALYSRHMADLIGAMDWGDKRLFVGGLRASAQFQHLDHDLIREAAGDRLVWSAHMYPAWVVAKTPDPDGAMFRDQICTRIGTLTEAGDDIVVTESQLYTEAGTLDPATSGARAAQSFNMARKLPWFADNGIGWTWWPPVGRASQMLKWGGGKAGYEIQIESAAFAHWGWVRDETQGPAGTTEHWGGTGEEVLSVDPAQDETADHVVDGVSNPHGLIYALGGNDRVTGGDLPDLLYGGQGNDLLRGGTGDDWLFGGRGDDMLDGGDGGDRLIDPEGANTLTAGSGDDHLEGTGTLDGGEGDDVLIASGDGAILTGGPGSDRFLPWLRGEITFTDFTPGEDRLDLSLLQTPKRAPTLELRGSGDGTTLVWGELTVHMPGAEGLTEGDIINAGPRRVVVTGR